The following are encoded together in the Methylorubrum sp. B1-46 genome:
- a CDS encoding Nramp family divalent metal transporter, whose protein sequence is MDQVRPAPPGQASAEPSLGALNGSVPVRVGGSWLWRLFAFLGPGYMVSVGYMDPGNWATDIAGGAQFGYTLLSVILLSNLMAIVLQALAARLGIATGLDLAQACRERTSRPVSIALWLICEAAIIACDLAEVIGTAIALKLLLGIPLTLGAIITALDVFVVLLLLRRGFRALEAFVIGLLTIIFVCFGIQIVMAAPPVQAVLGGFVPSKEIVTNPAALYIAIGIIGATVMPHNLYLHSSIVQTRAYPRTEEGRREALRFAVTDSTVALMLALFVNAAILIMAASVFHASGRTEVEEIEQAYELLSPLLGVGIASTLFAVALLASGLNSTVTATLAGQIVMEGFLRLRLPNWARRLVTRGIAIVPVVVVTALYGEQGTARLLVLSQVVLSMQLPFAVIPLVHFVSDRRLMGSFVIPGWLKGLSWVIAGIIVVLNVKLLIDTFAGT, encoded by the coding sequence ATGGATCAGGTTCGGCCGGCACCGCCCGGACAGGCCTCAGCGGAGCCGAGCCTCGGCGCGCTCAACGGCAGCGTGCCGGTGCGGGTGGGCGGTTCCTGGCTGTGGCGGCTCTTCGCCTTCCTCGGGCCGGGCTACATGGTCTCGGTCGGCTACATGGATCCCGGCAACTGGGCCACCGACATCGCCGGCGGCGCCCAGTTCGGCTACACGCTGCTCTCCGTCATCCTGCTCTCGAACCTGATGGCGATCGTGCTGCAGGCGCTGGCCGCGCGGCTCGGCATCGCCACCGGCCTCGACCTCGCCCAGGCCTGCCGCGAGCGGACCTCGCGGCCCGTCTCCATCGCATTATGGCTGATCTGCGAGGCGGCGATCATCGCCTGCGACCTCGCCGAAGTGATCGGCACGGCGATCGCCCTCAAGCTGCTGCTCGGCATCCCGCTGACGCTGGGCGCGATCATCACCGCGCTCGACGTGTTCGTGGTGCTGCTGCTCCTGCGCCGGGGTTTCCGGGCGCTGGAGGCTTTCGTCATCGGCCTTCTGACGATCATCTTCGTCTGCTTCGGCATCCAGATCGTCATGGCCGCGCCGCCGGTCCAGGCCGTGCTCGGCGGCTTCGTGCCGTCGAAAGAGATCGTGACCAACCCGGCCGCGCTCTACATCGCCATCGGCATCATCGGCGCCACCGTGATGCCGCACAACCTCTACCTCCACTCCTCGATCGTGCAGACGCGGGCCTATCCCCGGACGGAGGAGGGCCGGCGCGAGGCCCTGCGCTTCGCCGTCACCGACTCGACCGTGGCGCTGATGCTCGCTCTCTTCGTCAACGCCGCGATCCTGATCATGGCCGCGTCCGTGTTCCATGCGAGCGGACGCACCGAGGTCGAGGAGATCGAGCAGGCCTACGAGTTGCTCTCGCCGCTGCTCGGCGTCGGCATCGCCTCCACCCTGTTCGCCGTGGCGCTGCTGGCCTCGGGCCTCAACTCGACGGTGACGGCGACGCTCGCCGGCCAGATCGTCATGGAAGGCTTCCTACGGCTGCGCCTGCCGAATTGGGCACGGCGGCTGGTAACGCGGGGCATCGCCATCGTCCCCGTGGTGGTCGTCACCGCGCTCTACGGCGAGCAGGGCACCGCCCGGCTGCTCGTGCTGAGCCAGGTCGTGCTCTCGATGCAGTTGCCCTTCGCGGTAATCCCGCTGGTGCATTTCGTCTCCGACCGGCGGCTGATGGGCTCGTTCGTGATTCCGGGCTGGCTGAAGGGTCTGTCCTGGGTGATCGCCGGCATCATCGTGGTGCTGAACGTGAAGCTGTTGATCGATACCTTCGCCGGCACCTGA
- a CDS encoding LysR substrate-binding domain-containing protein, with protein sequence MRFDLVDLNLFRHVVEAGSITHGAERANLALAAASARVKAMEDSLGAALLLRGRQGVTPTPAGRALLAHAREILGQIERLQSDLSVFAGGAVGQVRVLSNTNALTEFLPEALSAYLALHTGVSVDIEERTSDEIVGMVADGAADLGIVAGTVDTGTLQTFPFRHDRFVVVVAAGHALARRTSLGFAEVLEHDFVGLDRPSALTRFLAGKASRIGRPMRLRVQLRSFDAVCRLVECGVGLGIVPETTARRAWRTMGIALVPLEDSWAARDLKLCLRDLAALPPFAQDFVAHLRAAEA encoded by the coding sequence ATGCGCTTCGATCTCGTCGATCTGAACCTGTTCCGGCACGTGGTGGAGGCGGGCTCGATCACCCACGGCGCGGAGCGGGCGAACCTCGCGCTGGCTGCGGCCTCCGCGCGGGTCAAGGCGATGGAGGACTCGCTCGGCGCCGCGCTGCTGCTGCGCGGGCGCCAGGGGGTGACGCCGACGCCCGCCGGCCGCGCCCTGTTGGCCCATGCCCGCGAGATTTTGGGTCAGATCGAGCGGTTGCAGAGCGATCTCTCGGTGTTCGCCGGCGGCGCCGTCGGCCAGGTCCGGGTCCTGTCGAACACCAACGCACTCACCGAATTCCTGCCCGAGGCGCTCTCCGCCTATCTCGCGCTCCATACGGGGGTCAGCGTCGATATCGAGGAGCGCACCTCCGACGAGATCGTCGGGATGGTGGCCGATGGGGCGGCTGATCTCGGCATCGTCGCCGGCACCGTCGATACCGGCACGCTCCAGACCTTCCCCTTTCGCCACGACCGCTTCGTCGTGGTGGTCGCGGCCGGCCACGCGCTGGCCCGCCGCACCAGCCTCGGCTTCGCGGAGGTGCTGGAACACGACTTCGTCGGCCTCGACCGGCCGAGCGCCCTGACGCGCTTCCTCGCCGGCAAGGCCTCCCGCATCGGCCGGCCGATGCGGCTGCGGGTGCAGTTGCGCAGCTTCGACGCGGTCTGCCGCCTCGTCGAATGCGGCGTCGGCCTCGGCATCGTGCCGGAGACCACGGCGCGGCGGGCGTGGCGCACGATGGGGATCGCCCTCGTTCCGCTCGAAGACTCCTGGGCGGCGCGCGACCTCAAGCTCTGCCTGCGCGACCTCGCGGCCCTGCCGCCCTTCGCGCAGGACTTCGTGGCGCATCTGCGCGCCGCCGAGGCGTGA
- a CDS encoding SLC13 family permease produces MSAAAASILGAHGTVVAAGGLLVLCMGLWATGLVAEIVTALMFFALAMLLKLAPAQTVFSGFASSAFWLVTGGMVVGLAMNRTGLGNRLARGLAARLPASYPGFVTGIVAFSFALAFVMPSNLGRIAVMVPVVIALCDAFGLEAGRPGRTGALLAFGVATPMLSAAILPANVPNLVMAGTAETLFNIHLNYLPYLFLHAPVLGFVKGVLLVACTILIFPDRLDGRRPELPPLPPLSGAERRLSVILAVMLALWLSDGWHGIPPAWIGLAAAVICLLPGIGVLTSASFGEIPLRTCFYVAALFGLTAVVNETGLGARLGHVLLSVAPLEPGAPAKNFATLTGLSIGFLFTATANGAPALYTALAEEFSRTSGFDLMSVLMVQVVGYSTLFLPYQAPPIIMTMDLGRLSLADATKLTLATGIASLLIATPLAYFWFRLTGRLA; encoded by the coding sequence ATGAGCGCCGCAGCGGCCAGCATTCTCGGAGCACACGGCACGGTCGTCGCGGCCGGCGGCCTGCTCGTGCTGTGCATGGGGTTGTGGGCGACCGGCCTGGTGGCCGAGATCGTCACGGCGCTGATGTTCTTCGCGCTGGCGATGCTGCTCAAGCTCGCCCCGGCGCAGACGGTGTTTTCGGGCTTTGCCTCTTCCGCCTTCTGGCTGGTGACGGGCGGCATGGTGGTCGGGCTCGCCATGAACCGCACGGGGCTGGGCAACCGGCTCGCGCGAGGGCTGGCGGCGCGGCTGCCCGCCTCCTATCCCGGCTTCGTCACCGGGATCGTCGCCTTCTCCTTCGCGCTCGCCTTCGTGATGCCGTCCAATCTCGGGCGCATTGCGGTGATGGTGCCGGTGGTGATCGCGCTATGCGATGCCTTCGGGCTGGAGGCCGGGCGTCCGGGCCGGACGGGGGCGCTGCTCGCCTTCGGCGTGGCGACGCCGATGCTCTCAGCGGCGATCCTGCCCGCCAACGTGCCGAACCTCGTCATGGCCGGCACCGCCGAGACCCTGTTCAACATCCATCTCAACTATCTGCCCTATCTGTTTCTGCACGCGCCGGTTCTCGGCTTCGTGAAGGGTGTGCTGCTGGTCGCCTGCACGATCCTGATCTTCCCCGATCGCCTCGACGGAAGGCGGCCCGAACTGCCGCCGCTGCCTCCGCTGTCGGGTGCGGAGCGGCGCCTCTCGGTGATCCTGGCAGTGATGCTGGCGCTCTGGCTCAGCGACGGCTGGCACGGCATCCCGCCGGCCTGGATCGGGCTCGCCGCGGCGGTGATCTGCCTGCTTCCGGGCATCGGCGTCCTGACGTCGGCGAGCTTCGGTGAGATTCCGCTGCGGACCTGCTTCTACGTCGCGGCCCTCTTCGGGCTGACGGCGGTGGTCAACGAGACCGGGCTCGGCGCGCGTCTGGGCCACGTGCTCCTCTCGGTCGCCCCGCTGGAACCGGGGGCGCCCGCCAAGAACTTCGCGACGCTCACGGGTCTGTCGATCGGCTTCCTGTTCACCGCCACCGCCAACGGCGCGCCGGCCCTCTACACGGCACTGGCGGAGGAGTTTTCGCGCACCAGCGGCTTCGACCTGATGAGCGTGCTGATGGTGCAGGTGGTCGGCTACTCGACGCTGTTCCTGCCCTATCAGGCGCCGCCCATCATCATGACCATGGATCTCGGCCGCTTGTCTCTGGCCGACGCGACCAAACTCACCCTCGCCACGGGCATTGCCTCGCTGCTGATCGCGACCCCACTCGCCTATTTCTGGTTCAGGCTGACGGGGAGACTGGCGTGA
- the sdhC gene encoding succinate dehydrogenase, cytochrome b556 subunit has protein sequence MNPTVRPTVAQPLSPHLQIYRWTWTMAMSVFHRVTGTALYGGTLLVAVWLVALASGPRAYDTVAWFFGSWVGRAILFAYTWVLLHHMLGGLRHFIWDAGYGFDRDRRLGLARATLIGSVILTVVIWAIALLVR, from the coding sequence ATGAACCCTACCGTCAGACCTACGGTCGCCCAGCCGCTCTCGCCCCATCTCCAGATCTACCGCTGGACCTGGACCATGGCGATGTCGGTGTTCCACCGCGTCACCGGCACGGCGCTCTACGGCGGCACCCTCCTCGTCGCGGTGTGGCTGGTGGCGCTCGCCTCCGGTCCGCGCGCCTACGACACGGTAGCCTGGTTCTTTGGCTCGTGGGTCGGGCGCGCCATCCTGTTCGCCTACACCTGGGTGCTGCTGCACCACATGCTCGGCGGCCTCCGCCACTTCATCTGGGATGCCGGCTACGGCTTCGATCGTGACCGCCGCCTAGGGCTCGCCCGCGCCACCCTGATCGGCTCCGTCATCCTGACCGTCGTGATCTGGGCGATCGCCCTGCTCGTTCGCTGA
- the sdhD gene encoding succinate dehydrogenase, hydrophobic membrane anchor protein, which translates to MSQVDNRQNTALSMRTPRARVKGLGASGHGAGHFWLQRLTGASNALLMLAFVVIIALMAGRTYPQAVALVSHPLVSIILILAVVSVTIHMRLGMQTVIEDYVHSHGLKFAALIANTFYAVAVAAACLYAIIRVSLGGLA; encoded by the coding sequence ATGTCCCAGGTCGACAACCGCCAGAACACCGCGCTCTCGATGCGCACGCCCCGCGCCCGAGTGAAGGGGCTGGGCGCCTCGGGCCACGGCGCCGGCCATTTCTGGCTGCAGCGCCTGACCGGCGCCTCGAACGCGCTCCTGATGCTCGCCTTCGTCGTCATCATCGCGCTAATGGCCGGGCGGACCTATCCGCAGGCGGTCGCGCTGGTGTCGCACCCGCTCGTTTCGATCATCCTGATCCTCGCCGTGGTGTCGGTGACGATCCACATGCGTCTGGGCATGCAGACGGTGATCGAGGACTACGTGCACAGCCACGGCCTCAAGTTCGCGGCGCTCATCGCCAACACCTTCTACGCGGTCGCGGTGGCCGCCGCCTGCCTCTACGCGATCATCCGCGTGAGCCTGGGCGGCCTCGCCTGA